A stretch of DNA from Staphylococcus sp. KG4-3:
TCTGAAGTTAGAACCTATTTTATGAATGTTATAGGCTCATACATATTGCATGAACCAATTACTTATAAAAACACTAGTGATACTACGCTTGTTTACCAAGGAGGTATTACTACCCAAAACAATGGGTCACTTACTTCATATGATTTTTTTGTCGATGCAAATAGTGGAGAAATCATTAATATTATTGAATGTGAATGATAGAAGGTTAAAGTTATGAACGTAAAATGTATATAGTATGAGCATACGCTTCATCTATTAGATGTGAGCTGAGATTGCCTCATATCACCAAAACTATATACATAATTGAAGTCGAAGGATTAAAATGGATTATGCTCAAGAAATATACACATATATTTCTTAATTCATATTTTAACTCCGAAGCTTAAATTCATAACTTTAACCTTTTTTAATCTCTAGAAATAAATGTTTCAATTTCTGTCATACTCTGTTTATCAAATTTCACTGCAAAATAATTCACATCATGATAATACAAGAACCAGTAATCATTTAAAATATAATTGGGAATCAAGCGTTCTTTCTCTCTTATTGACTGCATAGGATAGTCATCATAAGCAGTTACCCACAACGGGTTTCTATGAGCAATTGTCGGGAATATGTCTCCCATGTGAATAGCTTTTTCACCTTTACTCTCTATCGTAATAATAGAATGACCAAAGCTATGTCCCCCAGTATGCATGATGTTAACACCTGGTAAAACTTCCATTTCTTCATCAAATAACAATAATTTTCTTTGGAAATCACCGTTATTCTTCGTCCAATAAGTTGATTTACTTCTCAAGTTCGGGCTTTGAAATTCATGCCACTCGTCTTGCTGAATAATATGAATAGCATTTTCAAAAATCGCATGTCCCTCATCATCAGTTAAGCCTGCAGCATGGTCAAAATGCATATGTGTCATTAACACATAATCAATATCCTTTGTTGTCATATCCAATGCTTCTAAATCATCATTAATATGACTTTCGTATTCTGCACCAAAATTTCTACGTTCTTTATCTGTTAATTTACCAAATCCAATACCAGTATCTATAATGACATTTTTATCACCAGTTTGTATTAATATTGGATGCGTAGGTAAAGGAATTTGATTCTTTTCATTCACTTCGTATTTTTTTGTCCATAAAGCTCGAGGTACAACACCAAACATGGCCCCTCCATCAATATTTGTAATACCCCCGTTTAAATAATGTACGCTAAAATCTCCTAATTTCATAAATTAATTCCTCCTCAGTATCCTATAAACCTTTGTTACTCATTATCTTTTATATTAATACAAACAAACTATTACGTAAAATAATGCACTATCGAGCATGTTAAGCACTTTTTTCTCATTATTTAATACAAAAATACATTACAATAGCATAAAAAAATTGATAAGGCTTTGCCCTATCAATTAGAATGATTTTATTAAATTAATGGAATTTGGCTTCCATCCGATAAATTCTAGAGCCTTTATCAGAAAACTTTCTTTCATATTCTGTCTCTATGTTAGTTTCAACATCTTCTTGATGCAAATTCAAATTAATTTTGGTGAAATACATACCAAATTGCGACATACTTTCTAAACTATATGCAAATAGTCCTCGATTATCAGTTTTGAAGTGAAGTTCTCCGTCTTTTTTTAATACTTGTTTATACAAAGCTAAATAAGTATGATAAGTCAATCGACGTTTAGTATGTCTTTTCTTAGGCCATGGATCTGAAAAATTTAAATAGATGCGTGAAATTTCTTCATCTTTAAAATATTCATTAAGTTCTATAGCATCGTTACATATGAGTTTAATATTAGTTAAACCTTGGTCTAATACTTTATCTAGAACTTTAACCATTACGCTTTTTTCCCGTTCCATTGAAATAAAATTAATTTCAGGATTTTGTGCAGCAAGCGTAGTTATAAACTGTCCCATTCCTGAACCTATTTCAATATAAATCGGTTGATCATTATCAAACCAATCACTGATTTGCCCTGCATGACTACCGTCGAGATCCACTATATTCGGTTCTTTTTTTAAGTAGTCTTCCGCCCACGGCTTGTAGCGCATTCTCATTTTGATAACTCCTTATATAAATGCATTGTTATTCATAACTTCATTTAAAAATTTAAGCCACATATTCATGTCTTTATAACGTTTTTGTTCTTCATACCACTGTACCATACCAATAGATTGTACCACTGTGTACCATTTCATACGTTTTTGTAAATCCATTGAATCTTTCGTACCATAAACGTTTAACCACTGAGGCCATTTCTTTTCTGGAACGTAATTGTATAGCAGCATACCTAAATCAATTGCTGGATCAGCAATCATCGCGCCTTCCCAATCAACTAGATATAATTCATCATGATCCGACAATAGCCAGTTATTGTGATTAACATCACCATGGACTACTGTAAAGAAACGAGGATCCAAGTTTGGCATATGCTCTTCAAGATAAGTTAAAGCTTTTCTAACAACATGATG
This window harbors:
- a CDS encoding phosphotransferase family protein, translating into MEQFYQLGWTLDSAGGASGEAYMAEQDGQKLFLKRNSNPFIAALSAEGIVPKLVWTKRIETGEVVTAQHWKNGRELTFNEMHEQRVANLLKKIHSSKTLLNMLKRMEMEPITPDILLNKINASLSREVLTHHVVRKALTYLEEHMPNLDPRFFTVVHGDVNHNNWLLSDHDELYLVDWEGAMIADPAIDLGMLLYNYVPEKKWPQWLNVYGTKDSMDLQKRMKWYTVVQSIGMVQWYEEQKRYKDMNMWLKFLNEVMNNNAFI
- the trmB gene encoding tRNA (guanosine(46)-N7)-methyltransferase TrmB, whose translation is MRMRYKPWAEDYLKKEPNIVDLDGSHAGQISDWFDNDQPIYIEIGSGMGQFITTLAAQNPEINFISMEREKSVMVKVLDKVLDQGLTNIKLICNDAIELNEYFKDEEISRIYLNFSDPWPKKRHTKRRLTYHTYLALYKQVLKKDGELHFKTDNRGLFAYSLESMSQFGMYFTKINLNLHQEDVETNIETEYERKFSDKGSRIYRMEAKFH
- a CDS encoding PepSY domain-containing protein; amino-acid sequence: MLNKKNRFIILFITLTTIVGSIYFYTRRKHQQYQDPEKIISEVRTYFMNVIGSYILHEPITYKNTSDTTLVYQGGITTQNNGSLTSYDFFVDANSGEIINIIECE
- a CDS encoding MBL fold metallo-hydrolase, whose protein sequence is MKLGDFSVHYLNGGITNIDGGAMFGVVPRALWTKKYEVNEKNQIPLPTHPILIQTGDKNVIIDTGIGFGKLTDKERRNFGAEYESHINDDLEALDMTTKDIDYVLMTHMHFDHAAGLTDDEGHAIFENAIHIIQQDEWHEFQSPNLRSKSTYWTKNNGDFQRKLLLFDEEMEVLPGVNIMHTGGHSFGHSIITIESKGEKAIHMGDIFPTIAHRNPLWVTAYDDYPMQSIREKERLIPNYILNDYWFLYYHDVNYFAVKFDKQSMTEIETFISRD